A segment of the Streptomyces sp. NBC_01235 genome:
TCGTGTACCTGATCCCGGTCGTCGCCCTGTTCGGCGTCGGCCGCGCCCCCGCCGTCGCGGCGGCCGTCGTCTACGCGCTGCCCGCCGTCGTCCGGATCACCGCGCAGGGCCTGCGCCAGGTCGACCCCGCGGCGATGGAGTCGGCCCGGTCCCTCGGCGCGACCGGCACGCAACAGCTGCGCCAGGTCCAACTTCCGCTCGCCCGCCCCGCGTTGCTGCTCGCCGTGAACCAGGGCGTGGTCCTCGTCCTCGCCGTCGTCATCATCGGCGGTCTGGTCGGCGGCGGCGCGCTCGGCTACGACGCCGTCTTCGGGCTCGCCCAGGGAGACCTGGCGACCGGTCTGGTGGCCGGCGCCGCGATCGTCTGCCTGGGCCTGATGCTCGACCGGGTGACACAGCCGACGGAACGCCGCGCGAAGAAGGGAGCGTGACATGCGCGTTCGTATGACGACGACCGCCATGGTGGGCGCACTTGTGCTGCTGACCGGCTGCGGCGCCGCCGACATGACCAAGCAGGCGTCCCCCTTCGCCAACGCCCAGGGTGCGAAGACCCTGACCCTGTCCGTCCAGTCCTGGGTGGGTGCGCAGGCGAACGTGGCCGTCGCCCAGTACCTCTTGGAGCACAAGCTCGGCTACCGCGTCGACACCGTGCAGGTCGACGAGATCCCCGCCTGGGACGCGCTCAGCCAGGGCCGGGTCGACGCGATCCTGGAGGACTGGGGCCACCCCGACCAGGAGAAGCGGTACGTCGACGACAAGAAGACGATCGCGCGCGGCGGCGACCTCGGCGTCACCGGGCACATCGGCTGGTACGTGCCGACGTACCTCGTCGAACGGCACCCGGACATCACCGACTGGAAGAACCTCGACAGGTACGCGTCCCTGTTCCGCACCGCCGAGAGCGGCGGCAAGGGCCAGCTCATGGACGGCTCCCCGTCCTATGTCACCAACGACAAGGCCCTGGTGGAGAACCTGAAGCTCGACTACCAGGTCGTGTTCGCCGGTTCCGAGGCCGCGCAGATCACCCAGATCCGCCAGTTCGCCAAGGAGAAGAAGCCCTTCCTGACGTACTGGTACGCCCCGCAGTGGCTGTTCAAGAAGGTCCCGATGACGGAGGTGAAGCTGCCCGCCTACAAGGAGGGCTGCGACGCCGACCCGGCGAAGGTGGCCTGCGGCTACCCGCACACCCCGCTGCAGAAGTACCTCAACGCGGACTTCGCGAAGGACGGCGGCAAGGCGGCCGCGTTCCTGAAGAAGTTCAGGTGGACGACCGAGGACCAGAACGAGGTCTCCCTGATGATCGCCGACCAGAAGCTCACCCCGGAGCAGGCGGCGAAGAAGTGGGTGGACAGCCACGCGTCCACCTGGAAGGCGTGGCTGTCCTGAACACCTCTGTCCTGAACACCTCTGTCCTGAGCACCTCTACACCGGCGCAAGCTCCGTGGCGATCTCCCGCAGAGCCGCCAGCGCACGCCGCTGGAGGCCCGGCCCGAACGTGACGCGCGTGGCCCCGAGTTCACCGAGTTCGGTGGGCGAGGGGCCCGCGCCGGCCTGCGCGAACACATTGACCGGCCCCCGGATCCCGGACCGCAGCAACGGCAGGACGTCCGCCGGGGCGCCGATCGGATAGACGCAGTCGGCGCCCGCCGCGACGTACGCCGCCGCCCGCCCGATCGCATCGTCGGGGTCGCCGTCGCCGTACGCGAAGGTGTCGACGCGCGCGTTCACGAAGAGCCGGTCGCCCGCCGCCCGCCGCACCTGCGCGAGCCACTCGGCGTGCTCCCGCGGGTCCTTGAGGACGCCGCCGGCCGAGTCCTCCAGGTTGCAGCCGACGGCGCCCGCCTCCAGCAGCCGCTCCACCAGCTCCTTCGGTGCCAGCCCGTAGCCGCCCTCGACGTCCGCCGACACCGGCACGTCCACCGCCCGTACGATCCGGGCGACCGCCGCGAACATCTCGTCGGCCGGGGTCCGTCCGTCCGCGTACCCGAGCGCGGCGGCGATGCCCGCGCTCGGCGTCGCGAGCGCCGGGTACCCGGCCTCGGCGAACACCCGTGCGCTGGCCGCGTCCCAGGGGCCGGGCAGCACGAGGGGGTCGCCCGGGAGCCGGCCGTGGTGCAGCCGGCGGAAGACGTCCACCTCGCTCATGGCGTGTAACCCCCCGGCGGGATGCGGCGGGCGACCATCACCCGGTTCCAGCTGTTGATGGCGGTGATCAGGGCGATGAGGTGGGCCAGGCGCGTGTCGTCGAAGTGCCTGGCCGCGTCCGCGTACACCCCGTCCGGCACGAAGCCTCCCCCGGAGCCGAGAGCCTGGGAGGTGCCCCCGGTCAGGACGGTCACCGCCTCCGTCAGCGCGAGCGCGGCCCGCTCCCGCTCGTCGAAGACGTCCCCCGCCTCCTCCCACGCGCTCAGCAGGTCCAGCTGCTTCTCGCTCACGCCGTGCTCGCGGGCGATCGTGAGATGCATGTCGAGGCAGAACGCGCAGTGGTTGAGCTGCGAGGCGCGGATCACGACGAGTTCGGCGAGCGCGGGATCGCCGAGCCCCTGCTTGGCGGCGGCGCTGAGCGTGGACATGGCCCGGCCGACCTCGCGGTCGAGGAGCCGCGTGCGTGCCGTCACCCGAAGTCCCCCGCCTGGTAGTGCCCGGGCACCGCGCGGGTGGCCACCCCGAACCGGTTCCACGCGTTGATCACCGTGATCGTCGCGATGAGCTGGGCGAGCTCGGCCTCCTCGAAGTGCTTGGACGCCCGCTCGTACACGTCGTCCGGTACGAACCCGTCCGTGAGGACCGTGACCGCCTCCGTCAGCTCGATCGCCGCGAGCTCCTTCTCGGTGTAGAAGTGCCGCGACTCCTCCCACGCGGGGAGCTGCACGATGCGCTGGACTCTCTCGCCGGCCGCGAGGGCGTCCTTGGTGTGCATGTCGAGGCAGAACGCGCAGTGGTTGATCTGGGAGGCGCGCAGCCGCACCAGCTCCACCA
Coding sequences within it:
- a CDS encoding ABC transporter substrate-binding protein, whose product is MRVRMTTTAMVGALVLLTGCGAADMTKQASPFANAQGAKTLTLSVQSWVGAQANVAVAQYLLEHKLGYRVDTVQVDEIPAWDALSQGRVDAILEDWGHPDQEKRYVDDKKTIARGGDLGVTGHIGWYVPTYLVERHPDITDWKNLDRYASLFRTAESGGKGQLMDGSPSYVTNDKALVENLKLDYQVVFAGSEAAQITQIRQFAKEKKPFLTYWYAPQWLFKKVPMTEVKLPAYKEGCDADPAKVACGYPHTPLQKYLNADFAKDGGKAAAFLKKFRWTTEDQNEVSLMIADQKLTPEQAAKKWVDSHASTWKAWLS
- a CDS encoding isocitrate lyase/PEP mutase family protein gives rise to the protein MSEVDVFRRLHHGRLPGDPLVLPGPWDAASARVFAEAGYPALATPSAGIAAALGYADGRTPADEMFAAVARIVRAVDVPVSADVEGGYGLAPKELVERLLEAGAVGCNLEDSAGGVLKDPREHAEWLAQVRRAAGDRLFVNARVDTFAYGDGDPDDAIGRAAAYVAAGADCVYPIGAPADVLPLLRSGIRGPVNVFAQAGAGPSPTELGELGATRVTFGPGLQRRALAALREIATELAPV
- a CDS encoding carboxymuconolactone decarboxylase family protein; amino-acid sequence: MTTSDDTTTTTEYATGQPARMRWAQHAPEVYKAMVRLDTAAKQGLDPKLVELVRLRASQINHCAFCLDMHTKDALAAGERVQRIVQLPAWEESRHFYTEKELAAIELTEAVTVLTDGFVPDDVYERASKHFEEAELAQLIATITVINAWNRFGVATRAVPGHYQAGDFG
- a CDS encoding carboxymuconolactone decarboxylase family protein, which produces MTARTRLLDREVGRAMSTLSAAAKQGLGDPALAELVVIRASQLNHCAFCLDMHLTIAREHGVSEKQLDLLSAWEEAGDVFDERERAALALTEAVTVLTGGTSQALGSGGGFVPDGVYADAARHFDDTRLAHLIALITAINSWNRVMVARRIPPGGYTP